The genomic segment GCCGCATCCAGCGATAGTTGAGCGTCGACCCGTATTGCCCCAGCAGGCTCAGCTCCTTCGCCAGGAACCATTCCACGCCAATGGCCAACAGTATTCCAGCCCCTGCGTCGTCGCGTTCAGTTCGTCTTGTCCAGTCGTCTTCCCACGCCGGAGTGTCGGTTAGACTCCTCTCATGTGAGTATCCGATCCGCGGGCCGACCCCCCAGTAGAAACTGGCGCGGTCGTGGATATTGTGATAATGCAGCTTCAGGGCCGTCAGAGTAATCGCCTCACGCCGGTTACTGATTTCCGTCCATCGGACACCCATCGCGTCCGAATCAACATTCTCATGAGTGACGGACACACTCACCCCGATTCGGTATGCCCGATTGTCGGTGTAGTGGTGCTTGAACGAAAGGTTGGCGCCCTCGAACGCGGTCAGGTCGAAGTCGCCGACGATCTCGTAAATCAGCGCCGACTTGCCGTCGCGCAGCGAGTTTTCCCCCGCCTCCGGCGACGTCGCCTCCTGCGCTCCGACCGCAGTGAACGAACAGAGCGCGACGGCCAACGCGATCAAAGCCGATGCAAGAGACCATCGTGGGAATCGCATAAGGTCCCTTCGGATTGGATGCCGAGTTCTTCTGCGCCAGGGTACTGCCGAAGACATACGCATGTCAAGTTCGGGCGTCTGCGCTGATTGCACGGGCGGACTCTCTCGCACTCGCTGAGACCAGCGGGCACACGGTCGGGCGAGCCCCGAAAGCGGCGAGGCCCTGCGGCTCGCCCTTCCGGCGCAGCACGGCAGGTGGGGACCTCCCGCAAACGAACGCGGGCCCGCCGCAATGGGCTGGCCCGCAGAACGACCCGAAGCAGGGAGCGTGCGTTTACATGTTCTGAATGATGTGGTCGGCGTAGGCCGACGTTCCCACTTTGGTCGCGCCGTCCATCTGACGCGCCAGATCATAGGTGACGTACTTCTGCTCGATGGTCTTCTCGATGGCGCGTTCGATCATCCGCGCGGCCTCGGGCCAGCCGAGGTAGTCGAGCATCATCACGCCGGAGAGAATCACCGATCCGGGATTGATCATGTCCTTGTTGGCGTACTTGGGCGCGGTGCCGTGGGTGGCCTCAAAGAGCGCGATGTGGTCGGAGATGTTGGCCCCGGGCGCCATGCCCAGCCCGCCCACCTGCGCGGCGCAGGCGTCGGAGAGATAGTCGCCGTTGAGGTTGGGGGTGCAGATGATGTCGTACTCGTCGGGGCGCAGCAACACCTGCTGGAACATCGAATCGGCAATGCGGTCGCGCACCACGATCATCCCCGCCGGCGCCTTGCCATCGTACTTGTCATACAGTTCCGTCTCGGTGATGGTGTATTTGCCGAAGTCCTTTTTGGCGACGGCGTATCCCCAGTCGCGGAAGGCGCCCTCGGTGTACTTCATGATGTTGCCCTTGTGCACCAGCGTCACCGACTTATGGTTGTGGTCGATGGCGTACTGGATCGCCTTGCGCACCAGACGGCGGGTGCCGGTCAAGGAGATCGGCTTGATCCCGATGCCCGAGTCGTCGCGGATTTTCGTCTTCATCTTCTTGTTGAGAAAGTCGATGACCTGCTTGGCTTCCTTCGTGCCCCTGGCCCACTCGATGCCGGCGTAGACGTCCTCGGTGTTTTCACGGAAGATGATCACGTTCAGTTTTTCCGGGTTCTTCACCGGGCAGGGCACGCCGCGGAACCAGCGCACCGGACGCACGCAGGCGTAGAGGTTGAGGATCTGTCGCAG from the bacterium genome contains:
- the icd gene encoding isocitrate dehydrogenase (NADP(+)); amino-acid sequence: MPASKTPKFKKVVPPSEGTPIKVVNNKRVIPDDPIIPVIEGDGTGPDIMKASRRVFDAAVAKAYGGRRKIVWFDVYAGESALQVYDDILPEDTIKAIKNYIVAIKGPLTTPVGGGFRSLNVSLRQILNLYACVRPVRWFRGVPCPVKNPEKLNVIIFRENTEDVYAGIEWARGTKEAKQVIDFLNKKMKTKIRDDSGIGIKPISLTGTRRLVRKAIQYAIDHNHKSVTLVHKGNIMKYTEGAFRDWGYAVAKKDFGKYTITETELYDKYDGKAPAGMIVVRDRIADSMFQQVLLRPDEYDIICTPNLNGDYLSDACAAQVGGLGMAPGANISDHIALFEATHGTAPKYANKDMINPGSVILSGVMMLDYLGWPEAARMIERAIEKTIEQKYVTYDLARQMDGATKVGTSAYADHIIQNM